The DNA sequence AATTAAATCCTGAAACATCAGGTTGTCACTACTCAACACTAATACATTCCAAGACCTACTGGATATCAATGGCTAGCAATGAACTAATTTGAGTCTTCAATTGTTCACATGGTTTTAAGTGATTATAAGATTTAATAACATGTTAACACTTTTCAGACCAACATACTTCTGATTTACATCTTCTACCTGTTTTGAGATTTTGTGTTATGTCTCATTGGCTCAAACCAATAGGGCTACTGGGCTACACCAACAGAAATGAAATTTCAAAGTTAGTGAAGTTAAATTTCTAAGTTAATTTCAAACAAGTGAAGGATGGAAGGATACAGCATAGTTTTTCACCAGGCAACTTTACCCTAGTGATAGTACATACACATTCCCTCTTGAATTACTCACTTTATAAAACTTATATTTAAGCCAACTACACTAAGTCAAGTTTTCACTTTGACAGCTTTATATTGTATTGAGATTATTGTTCCTATATTTCATATTTTGTGTTTCAGAGAGCTCTTGAAACTAGcacagaaatgttttgaaaattaattaaaacaaaggATGAAAGAACTATGTGAACTGAATAACCATATGTTCAAAGAGGCACAtacatattatatacattatttttttttactttagctCCCTTCCCACTTAATCTTCtacaccagtgcttctcaacctgtggatccccaggtgttttgacctaaaactcccagaaatcccagtcagtttaccagctgttagggtacCTGGGAGATGAAAGcgaaaatatctggggactcacaggttgagaaccactgttatacacGGATGACTGAATGCCTCTTTTTATAATGCTtactgtttcatctgcttcctacCCATATGGTTTTATGTGCTTATAATAggggtgtcaaacccattttcatggAGGGCCACATCATCCTtacggttgccttcaaagggctggttGTAATTGCAAGTCTATGTAAATACAACTATGTTGCCCAGGCACTGACTGCCTTGCGaaccacataaaatgatatggtgGTTCGAATTCATCCTAAGAAAATCAAGTGGAACCTGAGAAGAAACAGATTAGTTTTATCAAAGCTTTACAACTAGAAAAAAATTACCAGAGGCTTACCACTGGTGTCTCTACAGGTACTGCTTGCTGTACTTGAAGGTTTACTGCAACCGTTTGGGGAGGCGGAAGAGTCTGAAATGGCAGCTGCACCAAAGCTTCAGCGGCAGGAAGCTCCTCCTCAGAAACCAATGTATTTTGTACTAAAACCTGACCCTGGGACAAAATTTCAGGCTGTACTTGCAGGGACGGCACAGGAGGAAGGGGGAGCGGTTGGGTGTGCATGGGGGATGTGGACAGCTGCGGAGAAGTTGCAACTGGAATTGGCGTCGATTGCAAAGCCGGATACTGTGGATGAGATGTCGGAGACGATATCTGTTGTCCTGCAGACATTATGGAAGGCGGCTCTGCTGACCCAACATGCACAACCGGGGAAGATGGGAGCTGTGGTGGAAGATTAGCAGAGTGTGACATTGGTTCTGTTGGGCTGCCGTCAGCCTGTGCTGGACTATGCTGCGAATGAAGCCCCGAGGAGGCCAAGTGATGAGATTGTGACTGAATAAGGGCTTGGGGGTGAATGATGATATTTGGCGACTGGCTGGGCGAAGGAGGTGGTGCGGGGGACACAACTACGGATTGCTGTGAGGACTGGGATGGAGTTGGAGAAGGTGGAGGAGGCAGCGGAGGGTGGATGTGGGCAGGCGGGCCATGTTGTGATGAGGCACTGCTGGGAGCGGGAGGGAGGGCATGGCTCTGAACTGGCGGCACACAGTGTTGCTGCGATGCAGAGGTTTCCTGCCCAGGAGGAAGCTGAAGCGATATTGGTTGAACTTGCTGCTGCTGGAAGATCAGCTGATGGTGAGACATCTTTGAAGGTGGTGAATGAAGAGAGGACTGCTGATGCTTTAATAAAGAGTGGGGTTGAATTGGTGAATATGAAGCTGTgtaatgaaaaaatgaaaatgaaaattaatattaatttccaaagtaatagtaataataattattatttataacctgcctctccttgtggctcgaggcagggtacaacattgATAGAACAGCAAgataaaagaaaacaatattaaaatattaaaatacatacaataattaaaaacctataaaatacagattcaccagttaaaactgactgggtaggcctgccagaaggaaCCAGTCtttagttgtgttttaaattccaataGTTGATTTAGCTGTAGGAGCTCCTctgacaggtcattccacagtcttggagcaACAAATGAAATGCGAAATCTCATTAAAAATCCAAAACCATATACCGGTATAAATTTTCCCCAGAAGAACAGAAATATGTTTACTTCACGTTTAGCCAAGAAATAGatccataaaaaataaaatacaatattctAATTTTGCTAAATTATTACAGAAATATGTCTgaacaattaaataaaatcttTTAAATATTCAGTTCCATAACAATGTTTTGAGTGGACAGTGTATTCTGCTGATGATGTTAGATATTTTCAACATAAGCAAAGCATTCTGTGGATTTCCACTGGGTAAAACAAACCCGGAAAAGCAGAATTCAAGATAAATATACAATGCATTTGTTTGCATCATATACTCTTTTCTCCTTGTATTAGCTAATAGGGAGGCCTATGTTCTTGCCTCACCATCTACATTTTAACcagtttctttttgttgtttctttATCAGGAATTGCCCAGAGACACTTTAGCCTATCATCTTGGCCAAAGCTGTAGGAAGTGGGATGCACAAGAAGTGTTATCCCCATGCATCTTCTTACCCAGCAACATCTTGGAATGAGAGTGAAATTAAAGCCTCAGTTCTTCCCAACCATCCTGTTCAACATTACTGACATTGGAGGAAGGAAAGGGCTTAATCTTGCTCCCATCCCAGAAACCCTGATCAAAAGTGTTGGATTAAGCAGAAGGCTTTATCCTGATTCTACTGATCTAGTTCATGAATGGTGGTAGGATGTGGAAGGCTTAATCTTTCTCAGTTTACAACGATGATAATCAAAACTGCTGGGACAGAGAGGTTTCACCTCACACACCTATTCCAGGCTTCCTGCTCAGTGTCACTGATGTAGAAATTAACTCCTTCCCATAGTTTTGCTCCCTTTCTAGCAATCTGAatcaggaaagaaggaaggaaggtgagacAATATTGCTTGTGTCCACAGTCCCTGATGAATAGCCATTTTTCATGCCTATATAGTTCAAATGGGCTAAGAGTAAGTGTACCTGAAAGATTTAACAAATGTGATGCCTTTAACAAAAATAGGGAAAAGCTTAGCTCTATTTGAATAAAAATCAGGACTACTTTAAGTTTCCTTGATTCTTTGATATTGTGCTAATTATGATACCCTGTGAATTCAACTAAATAAAAGGAAACAATGAGGCAATCAGTTATTGTGCctcacctcgagccacaaggagagacaagtaagaaataaaattattattattatcaccattattattattactgcccaTTATTAAAATGAAATCTCAGAGCACTCCACCTAATCAAATCCAATTGCTTACAGATATGAGAGGagttttcagatttatttatttcgtgtcaaaagcattgtacagcaaatacatttcaaataatggaaataaaaaaaattaaaaaagaagaagaaaatcacaagcaactaaataataaattcatccaacccaaaagcattggatgaatggaaaaAGTTTTCAGATGATGTATGTTGTGATGAAAAAGGAACAAACTAGAATTCTTGGGCTTGTTTAATAAATACAGGTAAACCAGATCTCCAGTGATataaaagagaattaaaaaaataaaataaaaacacaccagAATACTGGCAGGTAACACCTACCCTTTCCCATGATTCAGACTGAAATATTTCCCACCTACCTCAAGGAGGACTAGACCAAACATATacttggaaaaaaaaactctttgAATTTGTTGGTCTTACTATTTTACCTGGTGCTATGAGTTGGTGAATGTTTGATGTACGAGTAACAGCTGGACTCCGAGGCTCTGCAGTGGGGCTgtctcctttccttttgctttctgGAGGATCTGACTGGCTCGCTTTGGTACTGGTTATAGGTTTATTAGGACACACACCCAGAGCCTGTGCTTGGCTGCTGGTTTTTGGGGAGCCATTTTGTGAACTAGACAATACACCCAACTTCTGGCTGCGTAGTGTCAAATTCTGGACCTGAAAAAATAGTgtaaaaaacagtttttaaaatatatatattattttttgtaaaataaagtgATACATTTATAATACAGCAGACATATAATATCCAAGGCACTTCATCATTTCCCCCTATTAATCTCATTAATATCTCCTGTACATTTcacatttatatatgtatttctatCATTCAcctcagtgccccccccccaccgaGCTACTTCTTTTTATATTCTCTGCTCAAAATTTAATTTCCTTTTGTGAAGGTAACTTcccatcctttttttaaaaaatcttctttcaataaattttccccagacATTGCCAGTTTCCATAATTCCTTATACCATACTtcattttgtatatttatttccattttccaattccttgctataagcaaccTTGCTACTGTTAGTATATTGGATATTGcatctttcccctcttttttcaaCTGTTTGTTGTTATATAATGATAACAAAGCTATACTAGGACTTCTTTctaattttatattcataatatcctCTATCCCTCTAAAAGATTTTCCTCAAAATTCACTTACATATTTACACTgtcaccacatatgcatgtatgtTTCCAATTCCTGGCATCCACTCCAACAGTTTTTTGAGTAAGTTTTATTTACATTTGCGACTTTTACTGCTGTTAaaataccatttccatatcaatTTATAGTAGTTTTCTTTAAAAcagtaaacattaaaaatattaacatgCATTAAATATGCACTGAAAGCAGTTATAgaatgggcatgggcaaacttcagccctccaagtgttttggacttcaactcccacaatttctaacaccctacctactggctgttaggaattgtggagttggaagtccaaagcacctgttATATAACCTTCAAACATTTAATATAAGCTCTGTGTAGCATTAAAAGCCTAACCTTTGCCAGGATGCAAAAGCCTAATGGCATAAAAATGTTTTGACTTGTTAAGAAGAGAGCCATGACAGGGACATTCCAGCCTTTCTAGGAAGAGAATTTCAAAGTCTGGAAGCAACCAGACCTGGAAGGCCTTCTCCCTTGTTGTCACCAACCAAGCCTGATAAGGagttaggagagagagagagaggtgttttATCTAGATGATCTTAACGGTAGTTCTACTCGATTCATATGGGGAGATATAATCCTTATAATGGCCTGGACCCAAGTTGCTTTATAGGTCTAATGCACCACTCTGAATAAAGTCAAGAAATTGATAGTATAACAAAAGAGTCAtctgctccctatagccagcctcagttaacaatctggctacAGCCCTTTGAGGCAACTGAAATTTGTGAGCATTTTTTAAAGGCAGCACCACATAGATCGCATTATAATAAACCAAAAAGCTCTGCACCAAAGAATAAATTGACACAAACCAGCCACTAGGAATGGGAACACACAAAAACAAGTTGCAGAACATTTCAATCTTCATGGAAATTCTTTCTCTGACCTctgaacaacaaaaacaacaacagaactaCAAGAGAAGATTGGAAAGATAAACAGAGGAATTGGAATACATTCACAAACTCCAGTCCATCAATAATATACTAAATAGTAGCAGTGATTCCTGGCTCACTACAAATAATAGTAGATAATCTTTTCTCATAACGGACTTCTTGACCAGCTTATCACATCTCCTTTCTGGTACTCAGCCACAATATTCCAATGCTTCCTCCATAATACGGTTTTCTACTCATGTTGGCTTTAGGCAACAATATTTCTGTCCCGGTCTGCCAACAACCATTGTTAAAACTGAACTGTCATCTCATTATCTAGTTTTTGAGGTTTTACGTCtcaattttcaaaaataaatcaaaAGTGCAAGTCACAATGACTTGACAAATAGAGAAATACTCAAGCTGCTCCTCAACTATGGAATCCTCTCCCCTGCAGATGCTAGCCAAAGCAAGAATCTTTCAAAAATACTTCGTGTTTGGGCTGATGGTGCATATGTCTGATTTGGCTAGTAGGAAAGTATTAATTAAACAGGTATGTTTTCTGCTATCTGAACTTTTGTATGTTCTATAATTGCTCTTAAAAATTGTTTATGCATTGCCCTTCAATAGTTTTACTTGTAAGGCACAAAGAAATACTGtcaaaataaagaaatgaaaagCAGAAATCTAGTTGGTAGttctttttattcattttcatcacAGCCACCTATAGATACTACAAGTAGTTCAAGAACCTATCCTTGTTCAAACCACAATCCCATTATAAAGATATAAAATTTATATTTTGAATGCTTCAGAGTGTCTAGTAATGAAAAGAAAGTAGAAAGGAAACTCGAAGCAAAGATGAATCAaaggcagaaataaaaaaaatgatgagAGAAAACTGGAAATAACATATTAAGATTTCTTTGATGTGAGCTCACTATAACTTTATACAATCAAAGACCCTATataagaaataacatttttaataatcCTTCATATCAATACCACACTGAGCTTTGTGAGAATacaacaaaatatatttatttatagaaaaaTTAAGCATGTCTCAGATAAGTGGTGTTGTTTACTTTCTTGGtattgttttgaatggggataatcaaacaaaaatatttaGGAAGCAAAAATGTTATTTCCATATTTTTTGATCTGCTAGTCAAATTATGACTCAAAATCTTTTGAATATAGTTTTAGTACAGGCAAAGAGATGAAAAATGCAAAGAAATCTTGTGTTAAGCATGTCCAGGGCACCATTGGTTGATGGGTGATATTTATGCTTTGTGATGTCATCGCTCCCATAGAAACCATATGTGCACACAAATGGAAATGCCACCAGCCAGTACTAGAGCATGGATAGCTGAGAGAGGAGGCAACATCTTGAGTGGGGCAGGGTCAGCAAAACCTGGAAGAAGAACGCTCCGCATCCGGAGGTACAATTCTGGTTTCGGACGAATAGTATGGCACAAGAGACTGACTGGTTACACAGTCAAACCGGCCTTTGCAAAGTAAACCTCTATAGCCCAGAGGGGCAAAGCGACAGAGACCGCAAAGTCATCTGTTTCGTTGATGTTGCCAGTCttaatataaaagataaaaaaaagaGAATACCTTGCCCACCAGACCCTGCCCTTGATCTGCGTAATCTTGAAGAAAAGGAAGTCATCGTAATAAAAGACAAAGAAGGAGATCACCACAGTAATTCCGAAggagcagtctgccttttcaaacAAGGGTCCTCTGACGAAGTCAACGTTGTCAGCTGGCTCAGCAACGATCTTCAGAAATACGCAGTTGGGTTCCAGCATGCACTAACCCCCTCAGGCTCTCGTAAATCAGCATACGATTCGCCTGCACGCAACAAGATGTCCCAAAGTCACGATACAACCTTTCGGGGTTCCGGTAACCAGAGAGGAGATGATCTTTCATATTACGTTAACAAGTTGTGTTCTTTAGTGGTTCAAATGGCACATAAAGAAATGAAGGATAAATTCGAaagcagtggtaaatgtattcgGCAGTCAATTAGTCCTCGTGGATCTAGCGGCAGAATGGGTGATACATCCCCTAATGATCCCAGAAAAGCATCACTCTTCTATGGAGAAATGAACGCATCTAATCAGCATGGCTACAGGCCAGGTGGATCAGACAGACAAATGTGTGAAAGGAAACAGCCTGGACAAGATGATGCCTCTGTAAACAAAGGACTGATGGTATATGCAAACCAGGTAGCATCTGATATGATGTTCTCATTCATGAAAACAATGAAAGTACAAAAAGGAAAGCACCCCCCACCAGCATGTGTGGTGTTGAAGAAAGTACTCCTGAAACATACCAGAGATGTCATATCTGACTTAATTGACTCTACCATGAAGAACCTTCACAACGTCACGGGAGTCCTCATGACTGACTCAGACTTTGTGAACACCGTAAAGAAGAACTTGTtcaatgcaggaacacagaaGTCGACTGAAATTCTGGAAGCAATGGTGAAACGCTTGTTCAAAGCACTGGCAGGGGATGATAAAAAATCTCATAGCCTAGCATTCGCAGCACTGAAAGCCGGTGGTCATTCAGACTCCAAATCTCAGGGACTCCAGTTTGCATCACTTAAAAGTGAAATGCGCGGAGGAGGCAAAGGAAATGGACAATACAAGCCCCTTCCATCTGGAAGCAAAGGTGCAGACAAGCACTGTTCAATGGATGTGTATGCTAAAGACCTTATTATAACAGCATTAATGCTAATCCAGCAACACCTCCTAGAAAAAAACAAGGAACAAGCAATGCGTGAGACACAAACTACATCATTTGGCTATGTCCATGACAGATCTGGCAAGTTCAACGCAAGACAAGGAGGGCAAGGAGGGGGCAG is a window from the Anolis carolinensis isolate JA03-04 chromosome 3, rAnoCar3.1.pri, whole genome shotgun sequence genome containing:
- the LOC103278163 gene encoding A-kinase anchor protein 4, which produces MAQETDWLHSQTGLCKVNLYSPEGQSDRDRKVICFVDVASLNIKDKKKRIPCPPDPALDLRNLEEKEVIVIKDKEGDHHSNSEGAVCLFKQGSSDEVNVVSWLSNDLQKYAVGFQHALTPSGSRKSAYDSPARNKMSQSHDTTFRGSGNQRGDDLSYYVNKLCSLVVQMAHKEMKDKFESSGKCIRQSISPRGSSGRMGDTSPNDPRKASLFYGEMNASNQHGYRPGGSDRQMCERKQPGQDDASVNKGLMVYANQVASDMMFSFMKTMKVQKGKHPPPACVVLKKVLLKHTRDVISDLIDSTMKNLHNVTGVLMTDSDFVNTVKKNLFNAGTQKSTEILEAMVKRLFKALAGDDKKSHSLAFAALKAGGHSDSKSQGLQFASLKSEMRGGGKGNGQYKPLPSGSKGADKHCSMDVYAKDLIITALMLIQQHLLEKNKEQAMRETQTTSFGYVHDRSGKFNARQGGQGGGRMDHLESQKGDISSILLSIIQKVLREAGFADESSSDRGYKIQPTFVDNKRASSKSHDTYDMEQINKQFIDQLVESVMKLCMLMANGSDSDGRHGRPLVSSGSEVIVNNQNCNNSAQNKELQAVLQWLVASQFNVPNLTFMNEQDGELSKLPQLADKASKKGYSVGDIVQEIMKYYEKQQTDAMSGRMPRCGLVDYLLANL